In Stenotrophomonas sp. ESTM1D_MKCIP4_1, a single genomic region encodes these proteins:
- the hrpA gene encoding ATP-dependent RNA helicase HrpA, with translation MNAIDKNPPPRLRHQRAAIDGAMSRDRGRLLGMLSRCQAKPQDAALAATFEQALQASVQRRQVRAQQQPAITLDPQLPIAREAEAIIGLIRDHQVVVIAGETGSGKTTQLPKLCLAAGRGQAGMIGCTQPRRIAARAVASRVAQELHSELGQLVGYQVRFNDKVSEDSRIKFMTDGILLAEIASDRWLSNYDTIIVDEAHERSLNIDFLLGYLKQLLRKRPDLKLIVTSATIDTERFAQHFDNAPVISVEGRTFPVEVRYRALEGEGEQEGERTVNDAIVSAIDEITRLDSRGDVLIFLPGEREIRDAHQSLERRKYRNTEVLPLYARLSNQDQDRVFNPGPNRRIVLATNVAETSLTVPRIRYVVDPGFARVKRYSPRNKLDRLHIEPISQASANQRKGRCGRIAEGICYRLYAEADFQARPEFTDPEIRRSSLAGVILRMLQLGLGRIEEFPFLEAPDERAVADGWQQLTELGAIDAERRMTTIGKQMARLPVDVKLARMLVAAQAAGCLRPMLVIASFLGIQDPRERPPEARGAADSAHAQFADGRSEFVGVLRLWDGYRQAHEDLTQSKLRDWCGRHFLGFLRMREWRELHRQLRLLCEELGWKEEAIEASMAPLLAGSSAPAPARDDAAAVKATRGQLHRAARLAREGKAEAAPAPVAVRAQKEQAPAGGGFSERVRAAAYQTLHRALVAGLPTQIGHRTEKGDFQAPRQRRFLPFPGSALSKRPPPWLLVANLLDTQKVWGMTLAAIEPDWVIAELPHLLLRKHFDPHWSRAQGQVLASEQISLFGLVLAPKKPVHYGRIEPGEAHDIFVRQALVTGEINTRASFVADNQKVLELAREEEAKLRRAGIVADEDWQARWYLDRVPPQIHSAAGLDTWWKALPPEQRKTLHWSLVDLLPGEGSEQERYPKYLPLGQARLPLHYRFEPGADDDGVTLDVPLHLLNALDPVQLGWLAPGFVADKASALIRSLPKAMRRNYVPAPDFGRAFFEAFPQPSADAMTGELARFLSRATGATVTALDFEPGSIEPHLHMNLRLRDEHGKVLATSRDLDALRARFGSRAGDAFAARAGREMAADGLRTFPAAPIPLQVPGEAGVPAYPALLDEGDSVALRIFADRQQAQEAHPLGVRRLLEIALAEKVKQARKQLPVAPKTGLLYAAIESQERLRGDLVDAAMNAVLAEGLEDIRDAAAFEQRRDHAAKALFGEAMSRLKLAETILALVAELKPLLEAPLMGWARGNLDDMEAQLVGLIHPGFLRDTPADALAQYPRYLKAMILRTERAKRDPPRDQARMLELHPFLEALRTGEEQGLRERAQWQALRWDLEELRVSLFAQELGARTGISAKKLAQRVTALRQL, from the coding sequence ATGAACGCTATCGATAAAAATCCGCCGCCCCGCCTGCGCCACCAGCGCGCCGCCATCGACGGCGCCATGAGCCGCGACCGGGGCCGTTTGCTGGGAATGCTCTCGCGTTGCCAGGCCAAGCCACAGGATGCGGCCCTGGCCGCGACCTTCGAGCAGGCCTTGCAGGCGTCGGTGCAGCGCCGGCAGGTGCGGGCGCAACAGCAGCCGGCCATTACTCTGGACCCGCAGCTGCCGATTGCGCGTGAAGCCGAGGCGATCATCGGCCTGATCCGCGACCACCAGGTGGTGGTGATTGCCGGTGAAACCGGCTCGGGCAAGACCACCCAGCTGCCGAAACTGTGCCTGGCCGCCGGCCGGGGCCAGGCCGGCATGATCGGCTGCACCCAGCCACGCCGTATCGCCGCACGCGCGGTGGCCAGCCGCGTGGCGCAGGAACTGCACAGCGAGCTGGGCCAGCTGGTGGGCTACCAGGTGCGCTTCAACGACAAGGTCAGTGAAGACAGCCGCATCAAGTTCATGACCGACGGCATCCTGCTGGCGGAGATCGCCAGCGACCGCTGGTTGTCGAACTACGACACGATCATCGTGGACGAGGCGCACGAACGCAGCCTCAACATCGATTTCCTGCTGGGCTACCTGAAGCAGCTGCTGCGCAAGCGCCCGGACCTGAAACTGATCGTCACCTCGGCCACCATCGATACCGAGCGTTTCGCCCAGCATTTCGACAATGCACCGGTCATCAGCGTGGAAGGCCGCACCTTCCCGGTGGAAGTGCGCTACCGCGCGCTGGAAGGCGAGGGTGAGCAGGAGGGCGAGCGCACCGTCAACGATGCCATCGTGTCGGCCATCGACGAGATCACCCGCCTGGATTCCCGTGGCGATGTGCTGATCTTCCTGCCCGGCGAGCGCGAGATCCGCGATGCGCACCAGTCGCTGGAACGGCGCAAGTACCGCAACACCGAGGTGCTGCCGCTGTACGCACGGCTGTCCAACCAGGACCAGGACCGGGTCTTCAACCCGGGCCCGAACCGGCGCATCGTGCTGGCCACCAACGTGGCGGAAACCTCGCTGACCGTGCCGCGCATCCGCTACGTGGTGGATCCGGGCTTCGCCCGCGTCAAGCGCTACAGCCCGCGCAACAAGCTGGACCGCCTGCATATCGAGCCGATTTCGCAGGCCAGCGCCAACCAGCGCAAGGGCCGCTGCGGCCGTATCGCCGAGGGCATCTGCTACCGGCTGTATGCCGAAGCGGATTTCCAGGCGCGGCCGGAATTCACCGATCCGGAAATCCGCCGTTCCAGCCTGGCCGGGGTGATCCTGCGCATGCTGCAGCTGGGCCTGGGCCGCATCGAGGAATTCCCGTTCCTGGAAGCGCCGGACGAACGCGCGGTGGCCGATGGCTGGCAGCAGCTGACCGAACTGGGTGCGATCGACGCCGAGCGGCGCATGACCACCATCGGCAAGCAGATGGCCCGCCTGCCGGTGGACGTGAAGCTGGCGCGCATGCTGGTGGCCGCGCAGGCTGCGGGCTGCCTGCGGCCGATGCTGGTGATCGCCTCTTTCCTGGGCATCCAGGACCCGCGCGAACGCCCGCCCGAAGCGCGCGGCGCGGCTGACAGCGCGCACGCTCAGTTCGCCGATGGGCGCTCTGAATTCGTGGGCGTCCTGCGCCTGTGGGATGGCTACCGGCAGGCCCACGAAGACCTCACCCAATCGAAGCTGCGCGACTGGTGCGGCCGCCATTTCCTCGGCTTCCTGCGCATGCGCGAATGGCGCGAACTGCATCGCCAGCTGCGCCTGCTGTGCGAGGAACTGGGCTGGAAGGAAGAAGCCATCGAGGCATCGATGGCACCGTTGCTGGCCGGCAGCAGTGCGCCGGCCCCTGCGCGCGACGATGCCGCCGCGGTGAAGGCGACCCGTGGCCAGCTGCACCGCGCCGCGCGCCTGGCCCGCGAGGGCAAAGCCGAGGCGGCACCGGCCCCGGTGGCCGTGCGCGCGCAGAAGGAACAGGCGCCGGCCGGCGGCGGGTTCAGTGAGCGCGTGCGCGCGGCCGCTTACCAGACCCTGCACCGCGCGTTGGTGGCGGGCCTGCCGACGCAGATCGGCCACCGCACCGAAAAGGGCGATTTCCAGGCCCCGCGCCAACGCCGCTTCCTGCCGTTCCCGGGCTCGGCGCTGTCCAAGCGGCCGCCGCCGTGGCTGCTGGTGGCCAACCTGCTGGATACGCAGAAGGTGTGGGGCATGACCCTGGCCGCCATCGAACCGGACTGGGTGATTGCCGAATTGCCGCACCTGCTGCTGCGCAAGCACTTCGATCCGCACTGGTCGCGCGCGCAGGGCCAGGTGCTGGCCTCCGAGCAGATCAGCCTGTTCGGCCTGGTGCTGGCACCGAAGAAGCCGGTGCACTACGGTCGCATCGAACCCGGCGAGGCGCATGACATCTTCGTGCGGCAGGCGCTGGTGACCGGTGAGATCAACACCCGCGCCAGTTTCGTGGCCGACAACCAGAAGGTGCTGGAACTGGCACGCGAGGAAGAGGCCAAGCTGCGCCGTGCCGGCATCGTGGCTGACGAAGATTGGCAGGCCCGCTGGTACCTGGACCGGGTGCCGCCGCAGATCCATTCGGCAGCTGGCCTGGACACCTGGTGGAAGGCACTCCCGCCGGAGCAGCGCAAGACCCTGCACTGGTCGCTGGTGGACCTGCTGCCCGGCGAAGGCAGCGAACAGGAGCGCTACCCGAAATACCTGCCGCTAGGCCAGGCACGGCTGCCGCTGCACTACCGCTTCGAGCCGGGCGCCGACGATGACGGCGTGACCCTGGACGTGCCGCTGCACCTGCTCAACGCGTTGGACCCGGTACAGCTGGGCTGGCTGGCGCCCGGCTTCGTGGCCGACAAGGCGTCGGCGCTGATCCGCAGCCTGCCCAAGGCGATGCGCCGCAATTACGTGCCGGCCCCGGATTTTGGCCGTGCCTTCTTCGAGGCATTCCCGCAGCCCAGCGCCGATGCCATGACCGGCGAACTGGCGCGCTTCCTGTCACGCGCGACCGGCGCCACGGTGACCGCGCTCGACTTCGAGCCGGGTTCGATCGAGCCGCACCTGCACATGAACCTGCGCCTGCGCGACGAGCACGGCAAGGTGCTGGCAACCTCGCGTGATCTTGATGCGTTGCGCGCGAGGTTCGGCAGCCGGGCTGGCGATGCCTTCGCGGCACGCGCCGGGCGCGAGATGGCGGCTGATGGCCTGCGTACCTTCCCGGCTGCGCCGATTCCGCTGCAGGTGCCCGGCGAAGCCGGCGTGCCGGCCTACCCGGCGTTGCTGGATGAGGGCGACAGCGTGGCACTGCGCATCTTCGCCGACCGCCAGCAGGCGCAGGAAGCCCATCCGCTGGGCGTGCGCCGCCTGCTGGAGATCGCCCTGGCCGAGAAGGTGAAGCAGGCACGCAAGCAGCTGCCGGTCGCCCCCAAGACCGGCCTGCTGTACGCGGCCATCGAATCGCAGGAACGCCTGCGTGGCGATCTGGTGGATGCGGCGATGAACGCGGTGCTGGCCGAGGGCCTGGAGGACATCCGCGATGCGGCCGCGTTCGAGCAGCGCCGCGACCATGCGGCCAAGGCGCTGTTCGGCGAGGCGATGTCGCGGTTGAAGCTGGCCGAGACCATCCTGGCGCTGGTGGCCGAGCTGAAGCCGCTGCTGGAAGCGCCGCTGATGGGCTGGGCACGCGGCAACCTGGATGACATGGAGGCGCAGCTGGTGGGGCTGATCCACCCCGGCTTCCTGCGTGATACGCCGGCCGATGCGCTGGCGCAGTATCCGCGCTACCTGAAGGCGATGATCCTGCGCACCGAACGGGCCAAGCGCGATCCGCCGCGCGACCAGGCCCGCATGCTGGAACTGCATCCCTTCCTGGAAGCGCTGCGTACCGGCGAGGAGCAGGGCCTGCGTGAGCGCGCGCAGTGGCAGGCGCTGCGCTGGGACCTGGAGGAGCTGCGCGTGTCGCTGTTCGCGCAGGAACTGGGTGCACGCACCGGCATCTCGGCCAAGAAGCTGGCGCAACGGGTGACCGCACTGCGCCAGCTGTAA
- a CDS encoding Dps family protein: protein MAKTKSTTPPKSRTGKQKLAAAAPSAPNIDIGITQGNRKKIADGLSRFQADAFTLYLKTHNFHWNVTGSMFNSLHTMFETQYTEQWAALDDVAERIRALGFNAPGSYREFAALTSIAEEPGLTDSADWREMVRQLVVANEAVCRTAREVLDVADDADDAPTEDLMTQRLQTHEKYAWMLRSLLQ, encoded by the coding sequence ATGGCGAAGACCAAGAGCACGACCCCGCCCAAGAGCAGGACCGGCAAGCAGAAGCTGGCTGCGGCGGCACCGTCGGCCCCCAACATCGATATCGGGATCACCCAGGGCAACCGCAAGAAGATCGCCGACGGTCTGTCGCGGTTCCAGGCTGATGCGTTCACGCTCTACCTGAAGACCCACAACTTCCACTGGAACGTGACCGGGTCGATGTTCAACTCGCTGCACACCATGTTCGAGACCCAGTACACCGAGCAGTGGGCGGCCCTGGACGATGTGGCCGAGCGTATCCGTGCGCTGGGGTTCAATGCCCCGGGCTCCTACCGGGAATTCGCTGCGCTCACCTCGATCGCCGAGGAGCCGGGCCTGACCGACAGTGCGGACTGGCGTGAGATGGTACGCCAGTTGGTCGTTGCCAACGAAGCGGTCTGCCGCACGGCCCGTGAAGTGCTGGATGTGGCTGACGATGCCGACGACGCCCCGACCGAGGATCTGATGACCCAGCGCCTGCAGACCCACGAGAAGTACGCCTGGATGCTGCGCTCGCTGCTGCAGTAA
- the pgaC gene encoding poly-beta-1,6-N-acetyl-D-glucosamine synthase, protein MENVSLVTLLFNFAFFYPVVMAFFWMVGGIYYYLRRERRAPRPDAPPPLRSQPPVSVLVPCFNEAVHIADTIHAIAAQDYAPLDIIAINDGSSDDSATVLESLLPQYPNLRVVHLEQNQGKANALRIGALAARSEYLVCVDADVLLDRHATRWMVGHLIDGPRVGAVTGNPRVRNRTTLLARMQVGEFSAIIGLIKRAQRVYGRLFTLSGAICAFRRTALHRVGFWNDRMVTEDIDISWRLQLDGWDIRYEPNALCWVLMPETLRGLWRQRLRWARGGVEVLLQHGRKVLSWRRRRMWGVLLEYALSLAWAYTMLAIVVLWLLGKVMPLPAALYVDTLLPRWHGVVLALVCLLQFGTSLLIERRYEPGLARKFYWVIWYPLAFWTIGMAAAVVALPRTLLSWRQQRRARWISPDRGLS, encoded by the coding sequence ATGGAAAACGTTTCACTCGTCACGCTGTTGTTCAACTTCGCGTTCTTCTATCCGGTCGTCATGGCCTTCTTCTGGATGGTCGGCGGCATCTACTATTATCTGCGCCGCGAACGCAGGGCACCGCGCCCTGACGCGCCGCCGCCGCTGCGCAGCCAGCCGCCGGTCAGCGTGCTGGTGCCCTGTTTCAACGAAGCGGTGCACATCGCCGATACGATCCATGCCATCGCAGCGCAGGATTATGCGCCGCTGGACATCATCGCCATCAATGACGGCAGCAGCGATGACAGCGCCACCGTGCTGGAAAGCCTGCTGCCGCAGTACCCGAACCTGCGCGTGGTGCATCTGGAACAGAACCAGGGCAAAGCCAATGCCTTGCGGATCGGTGCCTTGGCCGCGCGCTCGGAATACCTGGTCTGCGTGGATGCCGATGTGCTGCTGGACCGGCATGCCACGCGCTGGATGGTCGGCCACCTGATCGACGGCCCACGTGTCGGCGCCGTCACCGGCAACCCGCGCGTGCGCAACCGCACCACCCTGCTGGCACGCATGCAGGTGGGCGAGTTCTCCGCCATCATCGGCCTGATCAAGCGTGCCCAGCGCGTGTATGGCCGGCTGTTCACCCTGTCCGGCGCCATCTGCGCGTTCCGTCGCACCGCGCTGCATCGGGTCGGCTTCTGGAACGACCGCATGGTCACCGAGGACATCGACATCTCCTGGCGCCTGCAGCTGGATGGCTGGGACATCCGCTACGAACCCAACGCGCTGTGCTGGGTGCTGATGCCGGAAACCCTGCGCGGCCTCTGGCGCCAGCGCCTGCGGTGGGCCCGCGGGGGCGTGGAGGTGCTGCTGCAGCACGGCCGCAAGGTGCTGTCCTGGCGCCGGCGGCGGATGTGGGGCGTGCTGCTGGAATATGCGCTGAGCCTGGCGTGGGCCTACACCATGCTGGCCATCGTGGTGCTGTGGCTGCTTGGCAAGGTGATGCCGCTGCCCGCCGCGCTGTACGTGGATACCCTGCTGCCACGCTGGCATGGCGTCGTGCTGGCGCTGGTGTGCCTGCTGCAGTTCGGCACCAGCCTGCTGATCGAACGCCGCTATGAACCCGGCCTGGCGCGCAAGTTCTACTGGGTCATCTGGTACCCGCTGGCCTTCTGGACCATCGGCATGGCGGCCGCCGTGGTCGCGCTGCCGCGCACCCTGCTGTCCTGGCGGCAGCAACGCCGCGCACGCTGGATCAGCCCGGACAGGGGGCTCTCATGA
- the pgaD gene encoding poly-beta-1,6-N-acetyl-D-glucosamine biosynthesis protein PgaD, which produces MTPPPVIVRPERLARQQRFLQRAATLLAWSAYAWLWVPLITLIAWLVGLRAGWERLFLLRNAVDPFFLAALPIIALFCGLLLIGWAEYNRARFADADDRQRRSDVADAAVRARLQAPAQVMHTLRRHRVVTVRMDDQARPVRAWPTQRLP; this is translated from the coding sequence ATGACCCCGCCTCCTGTCATCGTGCGGCCCGAGCGGCTGGCACGCCAGCAACGGTTCCTGCAGCGCGCGGCCACGCTGCTGGCCTGGTCCGCCTACGCCTGGCTGTGGGTGCCGCTGATCACGCTCATCGCCTGGCTGGTGGGCCTGCGGGCCGGCTGGGAGCGCCTGTTCCTGCTGCGCAACGCGGTCGATCCCTTCTTCCTGGCGGCCTTGCCGATCATCGCCCTGTTCTGCGGGCTGCTGCTGATCGGCTGGGCCGAGTACAACCGTGCCCGTTTCGCCGATGCAGACGACCGCCAACGCCGCTCCGATGTGGCCGACGCGGCAGTGCGGGCGCGGCTGCAGGCCCCCGCACAGGTGATGCATACCCTGCGCCGGCATCGGGTGGTGACCGTGCGCATGGACGACCAGGCACGCCCGGTGCGCGCGTGGCCGACGCAGCGCCTGCCGTAG
- a CDS encoding bifunctional (p)ppGpp synthetase/guanosine-3',5'-bis(diphosphate) 3'-pyrophosphohydrolase, with product MSDAVNRASAPGLEALLNRPSAAVLPAPLREALLQLWDAAETSHEMRGSSPQILADTLDALALLSADEGAVLAALLFDLPGLRAHLDTLPLGNHRTAVVGLLDGQDAADPVWALHAGREAGRNSEGLRRLLLAIIHDLRVVPILLARQLARMRAADKLDEEQRRALAQLTRDIHAPLANRLGIWQLKWELEDLAFRHLEPETYRRIAREVDETRIARERYVEHVKKTLSRELAAQGIHAEVSGRPKHIYSIWRKMQKKRLAFDQLYDIRAVRVMVDDVAACYAALGVVHALWAPVPSEFDDYIARPKANDYRSLHTAVVGPEGRTIEVQIRTHDMHAQAELGVAAHWKYKEGGKGGEKAFDRKITWMRQLLEQAQEGQGNELAGALDAELTEDRVYALSPKDEVLDLPQGATPLDFAYQVHTMVGHRCRGAKVNGRIVPLTYRLRSGDRVEILTGKEADPRRDWLMPALGFLASNRSREKVRSWFHKLDRARNVQAGRELLERELKRLGLQHSDLAAAAKKFHADSVDDLYIQVALGDTGPNQVSRALLEAERAASQPAPAPTLPRPTARRENLGSSKFTVQGVGNLLVQLARCCQPVAGEPIVGYLTRSRGVTVHRADCAALARLAAASPQRILPVEWGQAGGGYEVDVVVNAVDRRWLLKDITNLIAQEDAYVLDIHSDNVRNSGRAHLRLRLKVSDYGQLSNLLGKLDALPGVSEARRLG from the coding sequence ATGTCCGATGCTGTGAACCGCGCGTCTGCCCCCGGCCTGGAAGCCTTGTTGAACCGCCCCTCGGCGGCGGTGCTGCCCGCGCCGCTGCGCGAGGCCCTGCTGCAGCTGTGGGACGCCGCAGAAACATCGCATGAGATGCGTGGCAGCAGCCCGCAGATCCTGGCCGACACGCTGGACGCGCTGGCCCTGCTGTCGGCCGACGAAGGCGCGGTGCTGGCTGCGCTGCTGTTCGACCTGCCGGGCCTGCGCGCGCATCTGGATACGCTGCCGCTGGGCAACCACCGGACAGCGGTGGTCGGTCTGCTGGATGGCCAGGACGCGGCCGATCCGGTCTGGGCGCTGCATGCCGGGCGCGAGGCCGGCCGCAACAGTGAAGGCCTGCGCCGCTTGCTGCTGGCCATCATCCACGACCTGCGGGTGGTGCCGATCCTGCTGGCGCGCCAGCTGGCGCGCATGCGTGCGGCCGACAAGCTGGATGAGGAGCAGCGCCGTGCGCTGGCCCAGCTGACCCGTGACATCCACGCCCCGCTGGCCAACCGCCTGGGCATCTGGCAGTTGAAGTGGGAGCTGGAAGACCTGGCCTTCCGCCACCTGGAGCCGGAAACCTACCGCCGGATCGCGCGCGAAGTGGACGAAACACGCATCGCGCGCGAGCGTTACGTCGAGCACGTCAAAAAGACGCTGTCGCGCGAACTGGCCGCGCAGGGCATCCACGCCGAGGTGAGCGGGCGTCCGAAGCACATCTACAGCATCTGGCGGAAGATGCAGAAGAAGCGGCTGGCGTTCGACCAGCTGTACGACATCCGTGCCGTCCGGGTGATGGTCGACGACGTGGCGGCCTGCTATGCCGCACTCGGTGTGGTGCACGCACTGTGGGCGCCGGTGCCGAGTGAGTTCGACGATTACATCGCCCGCCCCAAGGCCAACGACTACCGGTCGCTGCACACCGCCGTGGTGGGCCCGGAAGGGCGCACCATCGAAGTGCAGATCCGCACCCACGACATGCATGCGCAGGCCGAGCTGGGCGTCGCCGCGCACTGGAAGTACAAGGAAGGCGGCAAGGGCGGGGAAAAAGCCTTCGACCGCAAGATCACCTGGATGCGCCAGCTGCTGGAACAGGCGCAGGAGGGGCAGGGCAACGAACTGGCCGGTGCGCTGGATGCCGAACTGACCGAGGACCGGGTCTACGCGTTGAGCCCGAAGGACGAGGTGCTGGACCTGCCGCAGGGGGCAACCCCGCTGGATTTCGCTTACCAGGTGCACACGATGGTCGGCCACCGCTGCCGTGGTGCCAAGGTCAACGGACGCATCGTGCCGCTCACTTACCGCCTGCGCAGTGGTGACCGGGTGGAGATCCTGACCGGCAAGGAGGCGGACCCGCGCCGTGACTGGCTGATGCCGGCCCTGGGTTTCCTGGCCAGCAACCGGTCGCGTGAAAAGGTGCGCAGCTGGTTCCACAAGCTCGACCGCGCGCGCAACGTGCAGGCCGGCCGGGAGCTGCTGGAGCGTGAGCTGAAGCGGCTGGGCCTGCAGCATTCGGACCTGGCGGCAGCGGCGAAGAAATTCCACGCCGACAGCGTTGACGATCTGTACATCCAGGTGGCGCTGGGCGATACCGGGCCCAACCAGGTCAGCCGCGCGTTGCTGGAAGCCGAACGTGCCGCCAGCCAGCCGGCGCCCGCGCCGACCCTGCCGCGGCCGACCGCGCGCCGCGAGAACCTCGGCAGTTCCAAGTTCACCGTGCAGGGCGTGGGCAACCTGCTGGTGCAGCTGGCGCGCTGCTGCCAGCCGGTGGCCGGCGAGCCCATCGTCGGATACCTGACCCGCAGCCGCGGTGTCACCGTGCATCGCGCAGACTGCGCGGCGCTGGCACGGCTTGCCGCCGCCAGCCCGCAGCGCATCCTGCCGGTGGAATGGGGCCAGGCCGGCGGGGGTTACGAAGTGGATGTGGTGGTCAATGCGGTGGACCGTCGCTGGCTGCTGAAGGACATCACCAATCTGATCGCACAGGAAGACGCGTACGTGCTCGACATCCACAGCGACAACGTGCGCAACAGCGGCCGCGCGCACCTGCGCCTGCGCCTGAAGGTGAGCGATTACGGCCAGCTCTCCAACCTGCTGGGCAAACTGGATGCACTGCCGGGCGTGAGCGAAGCGCGTCGTCTGGGCTGA
- a CDS encoding glycosyltransferase family 2 protein, producing MTPQAPERAADARASRVCAVIVTYGPDPALLPRVVDSVLQQVGHLVVFDNASGEVDVAAMLGDRAGVTLVASPRNVGLGSALNRAYEKAAALGFDHVLLMDQDSVLAPGMVDVLWTALLDLAQHGPVAAVGPQFRDSRSGVLAPFVRFGFPLNHKLRGGPGQRVACDFLITSGSLVPMKALQAIGPMDEGLFIDNLDMDWCFRAKRAGYALYGICDAQMSHSIGEELLPSRAKPDGVVVHKPFRLYFIMRNRVLLYARAYTPRVWIAQDVPRLVLKLVGNSLFLAPRGVRLRFMLKGLWDGVRGVSGGLPPGSR from the coding sequence ATGACCCCGCAGGCACCCGAGCGCGCGGCGGATGCCCGCGCATCCCGCGTCTGCGCCGTGATCGTCACCTATGGGCCGGACCCGGCCCTGTTGCCGCGCGTGGTCGACAGCGTGCTGCAGCAGGTCGGGCATCTGGTGGTGTTCGACAATGCCAGTGGCGAGGTCGATGTGGCCGCGATGCTGGGCGACCGGGCGGGCGTCACCTTGGTGGCCTCGCCGCGCAACGTGGGGCTGGGCAGTGCGCTGAACCGTGCGTACGAGAAAGCCGCCGCACTGGGTTTCGACCATGTCCTGCTGATGGACCAGGACAGCGTGCTGGCGCCGGGCATGGTGGATGTGCTGTGGACGGCGCTGCTGGACCTTGCGCAGCACGGGCCGGTGGCTGCCGTCGGCCCGCAGTTCCGCGATTCGCGCAGTGGCGTGCTGGCACCGTTCGTCCGTTTCGGCTTTCCGCTCAACCACAAGCTGCGCGGCGGGCCGGGCCAGCGCGTTGCATGTGATTTCCTCATCACCTCCGGTTCGCTGGTGCCGATGAAGGCGCTGCAGGCCATCGGCCCAATGGATGAAGGGTTGTTCATCGACAACCTGGACATGGACTGGTGTTTCCGCGCCAAGCGCGCCGGTTACGCGCTGTACGGCATCTGCGACGCGCAGATGAGCCACAGCATCGGCGAGGAGCTGCTGCCATCCCGGGCGAAGCCGGATGGGGTGGTGGTGCACAAGCCGTTCCGGCTGTACTTCATCATGCGCAACCGGGTGCTGCTGTACGCCCGCGCGTACACGCCGCGCGTGTGGATTGCCCAGGATGTGCCGCGGCTGGTTCTGAAGCTGGTGGGCAACAGCCTGTTCCTGGCGCCACGCGGGGTTCGACTGCGGTTCATGTTGAAGGGCCTGTGGGACGGCGTGCGCGGGGTGAGCGGCGGCCTGCCGCCGGGCAGTCGCTGA